One part of the Sorangiineae bacterium MSr11954 genome encodes these proteins:
- a CDS encoding cytochrome c oxidase subunit 3 family protein — protein sequence MSTAASHAEPARPHGDSHHAGEPGHDEEHHGPAWLAHHFDTPAQQFDAAKLGMWAFLAQELLFFSGVFVAYGIFRSWYPEAFSGASHQLDRVMGASNTIVLLFSSWTAAMSVRSSQLGKKAQTSGYLIVTIACAFIFLVVKYFEYQHKFHAGLLPGKFFGHPVDGGLFGAIPAGHGHVPHLPAKAHIFFSLYFVMTGIHAIHVIVGIGVMFWILKRNASGEFSKEFFTPVDLVALYWHLVDLIWIYLFPLLYLID from the coding sequence ATGAGCACAGCAGCCAGCCACGCCGAGCCGGCGCGTCCTCACGGGGACTCGCACCATGCTGGTGAGCCAGGACACGACGAAGAGCATCACGGGCCGGCCTGGCTCGCCCACCACTTCGATACGCCCGCGCAGCAGTTCGACGCGGCGAAGCTCGGGATGTGGGCCTTCTTGGCGCAGGAGCTCCTGTTCTTCAGCGGCGTGTTCGTCGCGTACGGGATCTTCCGCAGCTGGTACCCCGAGGCGTTCAGCGGTGCGTCGCACCAGCTCGATCGCGTGATGGGCGCGAGCAACACGATCGTGCTCCTCTTCAGCAGCTGGACGGCGGCCATGTCGGTGCGCTCGTCGCAGCTGGGGAAGAAGGCGCAGACGTCGGGTTACCTGATCGTCACCATCGCGTGTGCGTTCATCTTCTTGGTCGTCAAGTACTTCGAGTACCAGCACAAGTTCCACGCGGGTCTCCTGCCCGGCAAGTTCTTCGGGCACCCCGTGGACGGCGGTCTCTTCGGCGCGATCCCTGCGGGCCACGGCCACGTGCCGCACCTGCCGGCCAAGGCGCACATCTTCTTCTCCCTGTACTTCGTGATGACCGGCATTCACGCGATCCACGTCATCGTGGGCATCGGCGTGATGTTCTGGATCCTGAAGCGGAACGCGTCCGGGGAGTTCTCCAAGGAGTTCTTCACTCCGGTCGATCTGGTCGCCCTCTACTGGCACCTCGTCGACTTGATCTGGATCTATCTCTTTCCGCTTCTCTATCTAATCGACTGA